The Streptomyces sp. NBC_00162 sequence CCAGAGCGCCGACCCCGGCCAATGCCTCGGCCAGCGTGGCCCGGATGTCCTCCACATGACGGGTGTGCGAGGCATAGTCCACCGCAACCCGACGCACCCGGACACCCTCGCCCGACAGCGCCTCCAGCGCCTCGTCCAACGCCTGCGCGTCACCGGCAATCACCACCGAGGACGGCCCGTTGACCGCCGCGACCTCGACACGGTCCGCCCACGGCTGGATCCGCGCGACCGCCTCGTCCACGGACAGCGCCACCGAAGCCATACCGCCACGGCCCGCCAGCTCCGACGCGATCACCTGACTGCGCAGCGCCACCACACACGCCGCATCCTCCAGCGACAGCGCACCGGACACACACGCAGCCGCGATCTCACCCTGAGAGTGGCCGAGTACCGCGTCCGGCTTCACACCCACGGACGACCACACCGCCGCCAGACCGACCATCACCGCGAAGCTCGCCGGCTGCAGTACGTCGACCCGCTCCATCAGCTCAGGCTCGACATCGCCACGCAGGACATCGATCAGCGACCAGTCCACCCACGGCTCCAGAGCAGCCGCACACTCCGCGATCCGCTCCGCGAACACCGGCGAGGACTCGAGCAGTTCACGGCCCATGCCCGCCCACTGCGAACCCTGACCCGGGAACACCCACACAACCTTGCCCAGCGCATCCGAACCAACCGCGCTCCCGGACACCACACCGAGCGCGCTGTCGCCCTGAGCCAGTGCTCGCAGCCCCGTCAGCGCCTCCTCGGCGGAGTCGGCCACGACCACCGCACGCTCACCGAAGACCGCGCGGCCCGACACCAGCGCCCCGGCCACCGACGCCGGCGACACCTCGCCTGCAGCGGACTCCAGGTACGACGCCAGCCGACCGGCCTGACCGGCCAGGGAACCGGCGCTCCGCGCCGACACCACCAGCGGCACCGCACCGGGCGACACCAGCGGCGGCTGCGCCTCTTCGGCGGGCGCCTCTTCCAGGATCAGGTGCGCGTTCGTCCCACTGACACCGAACGAGGAGACACCGGCGCGACGCGGCCGGCCGTTCAGCGGCCAATCCCGGGCCTCGGTCAGCAGCTCCACCGCACCCGCGGACCAGTCCACCTGGGTTGTAGGTGCATCCACGTGCAGGGTCGCCGGGAGCACCCCGTGCCGCAGCGCCTGCACCATCTTGATCACACCGGCCACACCAGCGGCAGCCTGCGTGTGACCGATGTTCGACTTCAGCGAGCCCAGCCACAGCGGCTGCTCCGCATCCCGGTCCCGCCCGTACGTGGCCAGCAGCGCCTGCGCCTCGATGGGGTCACCCAGGGACGTGCCGGTCCCGTGGGCCTCGACCACGTCCACATCCGCCGAGACCAGCCCGGCACTGGCGAGCGCCCTGCGGATCACCCGCTGCTGCGACAGCCCGTTCGGCGCCGTCAGACCGTTCGACGCACCGTCCTGGTTGACGGCGCTACCGCGCAGCACCGCCAGCACCCGGTGCCCGCGCTCACGCGCCACCGACAGCCGCTCCAGCACCACGACACCGACGCCCTCGGCCCAACCAGTGCCGTCCGCGCCATCGGCGAAGGCCTTGCACCGCCCGTCGGCGGCCAGAGCCCGCTGCCGCGAGAACTCCACGAAGTGGCCGGGCGTCGCCATCACCGACACGCCACCGGCCAGCGCCATGGAGCATTCGCCCTGCCGCAGCGCCTGCGCGGCCAGGTGCATCGCCACCAGCGACGAGGAACACGCCGTGTCCACCGACACCGCCGGGCCCTCGAGACCGAGCACGTACGACACCCGGCCGGACGCGACGCTCGGCGCCAGCCCCGTGGTCGTGAAGCCTTCCAGCTCCGGCGCGGCCGCGGCGGCGCCGGTCCCGTATCCCTGGCCGAACAGCCCGGAGAACACCCCGACATCGGTGCCCTTCAGCGAGACCGGGTCGATACCGGCGCCTTCCAGCGCCTCCCAGGAGGTCTCCAGCAACAACCGCTGCTGGGGGTCCATCGCCAGCGCCTCACGCGGCGAGATCCCGAAGAACCCCGCGTCGAACAGCCCCGCCTCGTGCAGGAATCCGCCCTGATCGGTGTACGAAGTGCCCGCACGGTCCGGGTCCGGGTCGAACAGGCCCTCCAGGTCCCAGCCACGGTCGTCGGGGAAGGACGACAGAGCGTCCCGGCCCTCGGACACCAGCCGCCACAGGTCCTCCGGCCCGGCCACTCCGCCCGGCAGCCGGCAGGCCATGCCCACGATCGCGAGCGGTTCATCGGGGTCGGCCGCCAGGACCGACTCCGTCACCGGTCGGGTGATGCCGAGGACCTCGGCCCGCAGGCAGGCCGCCAGCGCGGCCGGAGTGGGGTGGTCGAAGACGACGGTGGTGGGCAGCGGCAGCCCGGTGCTCTCCGTCAGCCGGTTCCGCAGCTGGACGATGGCCATCGAGGTGAAGCCCATGTCGCGGAAAGCCCGGTCGGACGGGATCAGTTCAGGTCCCCGCAGTTGCTGCACAGCGGCGGCCTGCGTACGGACCAGGTCTTCCATCAGTGCCAGTTGCGCACGCTCGTCCAGACCGGACAGCCGGTCACGCAGGGCTGCCGTGACGACGACGTCGGGCCGGCTCTGCTGCGAGGGGTCCTCGGCCAAGGCATGGAGGATCGAGGGGACTTCGTCGCCCGTGGTCGGCGCTTCCAGCTTCAGGGCCAGCAGCGACGGGCGGTTCGCCGTCATGACGACGTCGAAGTCGAACGCGGAGAGGAGCAGGTTGCGGAGCCGGCCGGTCTCGTCATCCGCCGAGTCGCGGTCGCCGGGCCACGCGCCCCAGGCGAGGAAGGAGCCCGGCAGGTTCCGCAGCCGACGGTTGCGTACCACCGCGTCGGACAGGATCCCGTCGACGGCCTCGCCCGGGTTGTCGGGGGAACCCAGCAGCCCGGTGGCGTCGGACACCACGACGAAGGCGGCGAGCTCGTCTCCGGCGGTCATCTCGTCCAGCTGAAGGGCCAGTTCGAGGTCGTCGGCGGCGTGGACCACTGCGGTCACCGGACGCGGCAGGTCGGCCAACGCGGCCCGCAGGGGCTCCGGGTTCCCGCTCTCTGCGGTCACCCGGATGATGCCGGTCTCGGCGAGACCCAGTTCGGGGCCGGATACAGCGGTGCCGTTGCCGCCGGGGGAACTGACGAGCAGCAGGCTCTGCGCCTGGTGGACCGTGGCCAGCCGGTGCGCGATCGCCGCACCGTGCTCCGTGTCCGCTCCGGTGACCACCACGGTGCCGGTCGCGCCCGCCCAGGATTCCGCCCGCGGCGTGTCGACCACGGGGAGGCGGTGCAGCCGGGGAACCAGCAGGGCCCCCGACCGCACCGCGATCTGCGGCTCGTCGGACGCGATCGCGGCCAGCAGGACGTCCAGGCTCAGGTCGGCGTCGCCGTCGGCCTCGGCCTCGAGGTCAAGAATGGTGAGTGCTGCCGGACGGACCTCCTGGAAGGACCGGGCGACGGCCCAGAGCGGAGCTTCGGCCAGATTCTGCGCACGGTCCTCCGCAGCGGCCGCGACTGCGCCGCGCGTGAGAACCACCAGGCGGGAAGCCGCCGACTCCGGGCGTGCCAGCCAAGCGTGTACGTGATCCGCGAGGAGGCGGGCGTTGCCGCGTCCCGCGGCGATCGCGCCCTGCTCGTCCGCCGGCCCCGGCTGCTGAACGAGGACGATCACCTCGGGAGCCGCGTCGCCGTCGGCCACCGCGGTGTGTACCGCCGCCAGGTCCGGGTACTGCCGTACCTCTGCGCCGGCCGCCTCGAGGGCCTCGACGAGTCCGGCCGCGGAGGGACCCGCCACCGCCCAGCTCCGGGCCGCGGCAACGGGTTCCGCCGATGCTGCGACCGGAATCCAGTCAAGGCTCATCAGCCCGTCGTGGTGTCCGGTCGCGGCGTACCGCAGCCGGCTCGGCTGCTCGGCCAGGAGGCGCCGCTGGATCTTGCCCGACGCGGTCCGGGGAACACCGGTGACCTCGCGGACCTGCTCCGGCACCTTGTAGGCGGAGAGCTGCTCGCGGCACCGGCCGATCAGCGTCGCGGTGTCGAACCCGGAGGGGCCGGGGACCACGTACGCGACCGGCACCTCGCCGAGCGTGTCGTGCGGCACGCCGGCAACCGCCGCGTCGGCGACACCTTCGACGGTGCGCAGTACTGCCTCGACTTCCTCGGGGTGGATGTTCTCCCCGCCGCGGATGACGAGTTCCTTGATCCGGCCGCAGATGGCGAAGTAGCCGGCGTCGTCACGCCGGGCCAGGTCTCCGGTCCGGTACCAGCCGTCCTGCAGCGCGGCGGCGGTCGCCTCCGGGCTGTTGTGGTAGCCGACCATGACGTTCGGTCCGCTGACCCACACCTCCCCCTCCTGGCCGACGGGTACGTCGAGGCCGGTGGTGGGGTTGACGATGCGGACCCCGACGCCCGGCACGGGCAGGCCGCAGGATCCGTCGACCCGGGCGCCGTCCGGCGGGTTGATGGTGATGGCGCCGCAGGTCTCGGTGCTGCCGTAGGCATCGACCAGCGGGACTCCGAAGACCTCTTCGAAGCCCTGGCGCAGCCGGGATCCGGTGACCGCTCCGCCGACCAGGCCGATCCGCAGGGCGGGTGCGGAGAATCCATTCTGCTGGGCGGCCGTCACCAGGTGGTGGTAGGTGGTGGGAACACCGGCGAGGAAGGTCGAGTTGTCCTCGCGGAGCGCGCTGATCACGTCCTCCGCGGAACTGCCGTCCATGATCCGGGCGGTGGCGCCGACCACGGTGACGGACAGCACGCACGCGATGTGCGAGAGGCTGTGGAACAGCGGGAGGGGCCACAGGACCCGGTCCTGGTCCGTCAGCCCCGGAATCGGCACGTAGCAAGAGGCCACGGACCACAGGCAGTTGCGCTGCGTGGACAGGACGCCCTTGGGCCGCCCGGTCGTCCCCGACGTGTAGAACATCCAGGCCACGTCGTCGAGGCCGAGGTCGTCCCGGGCGGTCCTGGCCGGCTCACTGACGGCGAACTCGTCGTACGAGTAGGCCCCCGCCTGCGCCGGGACATCGCCCGTCACCAGCAGGGTGATGCCGGCCGCGACGGCCGGCGAGCGCTGGAGCCGCTCCGCCTGCACGGAATCGGTGATGACCACCGTGGCGCCGCTGTCGGTCAGCAGGTACTCCAGCTCGGCAAGGGCCGAGGCCGGGTTGAGCGGCACCCCGATGCCGCTGGCGCGAACGATCGCCAGGTAACTCTCCACCGTGGAGACGGTGTTGCCGAGGCAGATGGCGACCCGGTCGCCGGGCCGGACGCCGAGGCCCGCCAGATGTCCGGCGAGCCGGCGCGTCCGCGCCTCCAGGTCGCCATAGGTGACCGCCCGCCGGTCATCCTCGAAAGCGACCTTGTCGGCAAAGCGGGTCGCGTTCTCCACGACTGCGACAGGAAGTGGCTTGATCAGGTCGGTGCGCACTATGCCGCAGTTCCTTTCGGAGAAAAGAAAGAAGAATTACCAGGAGACGGGCAGGCTCTTCAGCCCGAATACAGAGCCCTTGAGGATCAGCGGCACCTCGTCGAACTCGACGGCCAGCCGAAGGCCGGGGAACTCCCGGAGGAGAGCCGACAGGCCCACCCGCAGTGCCACGCGCGCCACGTTCTGGCCCAGGCACTGGTGGACGCCGTAGCCGAACGACATGTGACCTGCGGTGTCGCGGTCGATGTCCAGATCCGCGGGGCACCCGAACTTGGCCGGGTCGCGATTGGCCGCGGGCAGCGACACGGTGACGGTGTCGCCCTTCTTGACCACTTCACCGTTCAGCTCGACGTCTTCCAGCGCGGTGCGGAAGATCTCGTACTGGTTGATGGTGATGTAGCGGAGGAGTTCCTCGACCGCGCCGTCGAGCTTGGACGGGTCCGCGCGGAGCGCCGCCATTTCGTCCTCGTGGTGGAGCAGGGCGAAAGCGCTGACGGCCAGCGCCGGCCCCGTGGTCCCGTAGCCCGCGAAGAGCAGCAGAGCGACCATGTTGCACAGCTCTTCGTCGGTCAACTGACCGTCGACGATCAGGCGGCTGAGGAGGTCGTCGCCGGGCTGCTTCCGCTTCCTTTCGATGAGCTCGAGGAAATAGGCGAGAGCCTGCGCGTAAGCGGGCATGACCTCGTCCGGCTTCGAGTCCGGGTTGTGCATGATCTCCGGTGCGTGCGCGTACCGGTCACGTTCGTCGTAGGGCAGGCCGATCACCTCGCACACCACCCGCAGGGCCAGCGGTTCCGCGAAGTCCGCCACCAGATCCGCGGTCCCCCCGCGCTCGCGCATGACCTTGATCTGCTCGTCGGCCATGACCTCGACGCCCGATGTCATCTGGGTCGCCCGGCGGCCGGTGAACTCACCCGTCAGCAGACGCCGGTACCGGGTGTGGTTCGGCGGGTCCATGTAGATGAACATCCCCGGGATCTCCGGGGAGTTCGGCGTCAATTCGCCCCAGTGCGTCGTCGGGAAGTGACAGGTTTCCATGTTGTGGCTGAACCGCGGGTCACTGAGGACCTTGCGCGCCAGCTCGTGGCTGGTGGTGAGCCAGCCGACGTGCTCGTCGGGGTAGACCATCCTCGCGAGCGGACGTTCTTCACGCAGCGAATCGAATATCGCAGGAGGATCGAACTGATGGGTCCGCGCCCAATGGTCCTCGAAGGAAATTGCCTCGCTCATGGAATCCTTCTCACTCGAGATGATGTCGATAGCCCCGTTGACCGCGCAGGCCTAGGCGGCCAGCTTCTTGAGGGTTTCGTACGCGGTCGCCAGCGAGGTTTCGGCCAGCGGCCTGAGCTGCGCCATCTGCGGAACGGACGCAGCCATCGTCAGCTCGGCCGTCACGAACGTCAGGTCGTCCCCGAGACCGACCGACTCCAGAACGGCACGCAGATACGGCTCCTGGAAGTCGAAGTCCTCGCGGGGGGTTCCGGGCGCGTACGAACCGCCGCGCGCCTGGATGACCACCACCGACTTTCCGCTGAGCGGACTGGTCTTCCCGGGCATGGACATGTGGGCCGGGTGAACGACACGGTCCAACCACGCCTTGAAGGTCGACGGGATCGA is a genomic window containing:
- a CDS encoding cytochrome P450; the encoded protein is MSEAISFEDHWARTHQFDPPAIFDSLREERPLARMVYPDEHVGWLTTSHELARKVLSDPRFSHNMETCHFPTTHWGELTPNSPEIPGMFIYMDPPNHTRYRRLLTGEFTGRRATQMTSGVEVMADEQIKVMRERGGTADLVADFAEPLALRVVCEVIGLPYDERDRYAHAPEIMHNPDSKPDEVMPAYAQALAYFLELIERKRKQPGDDLLSRLIVDGQLTDEELCNMVALLLFAGYGTTGPALAVSAFALLHHEDEMAALRADPSKLDGAVEELLRYITINQYEIFRTALEDVELNGEVVKKGDTVTVSLPAANRDPAKFGCPADLDIDRDTAGHMSFGYGVHQCLGQNVARVALRVGLSALLREFPGLRLAVEFDEVPLILKGSVFGLKSLPVSW
- a CDS encoding FMN-dependent NADH-azoreductase, with product MSHLLRIDSSIGTESVSRQLSAYFAEEWRSSHPGSGYTYRDVVADPIPHITHPVHQSLVYPDGEHGQSAEERDLTAAITNELLEATTIVLGVPMHNFSIPSTFKAWLDRVVHPAHMSMPGKTSPLSGKSVVVIQARGGSYAPGTPREDFDFQEPYLRAVLESVGLGDDLTFVTAELTMAASVPQMAQLRPLAETSLATAYETLKKLAA